From the genome of Flavobacterium luteolum, one region includes:
- a CDS encoding response regulator translates to MTFDLPASVPQLVTKNILIVDDHPFIIEGYKNAITRYNPKQYGFLISQAHDCRSGYDIIENNNTPDFDIAFLDISMPPYEEKEIFSGEDLAKLLLKKMPSCKIILLTMYTELLKIKTIIRTIQPNGLIIKNDLTFDELLLAFDKVMKNEKYYSQSVIKMLNQSTHNAIEIDQYDKQILIHLDKGTPIHEMLENIPISLNAIVKRKKHLMELLKIRNGSDHDLVKEAKSKGLF, encoded by the coding sequence ATGACATTTGATTTACCAGCTTCAGTTCCACAATTAGTTACTAAGAATATTTTAATAGTAGATGATCATCCTTTTATTATTGAAGGATATAAAAATGCTATAACTCGTTATAATCCAAAGCAATATGGGTTTTTAATTTCGCAAGCACACGATTGCAGGTCAGGTTATGATATAATAGAAAATAATAACACACCCGATTTTGATATTGCTTTTTTGGATATCAGTATGCCTCCTTATGAAGAAAAAGAGATTTTTTCTGGCGAAGATTTGGCAAAATTGCTTTTAAAGAAAATGCCTTCTTGCAAGATTATACTTTTGACGATGTATACCGAATTGCTGAAAATTAAAACTATTATCAGAACAATTCAGCCCAATGGATTAATCATTAAAAATGACCTTACTTTTGACGAATTGCTTCTAGCTTTTGATAAAGTCATGAAAAATGAGAAATACTACAGCCAATCGGTTATAAAAATGCTGAATCAATCCACGCACAATGCAATCGAGATCGATCAATACGATAAGCAAATATTAATTCATTTGGATAAAGGAACTCCAATTCATGAAATGCTGGAAAATATTCCAATTTCATTAAATGCTATCGTGAAACGAAAAAAACATTTAATGGAACTGCTAAAAATAAGAAACGGTTCTGACCATGATTTGGTCAAAGAAGCAAAAAGCAAAGGACTGTTTTAA
- the thiL gene encoding thiamine-phosphate kinase — MIEDKNQQRTSIAQLGEFGLIDHLTKNFDVTQESTLKSIGDDAAVLDFKDKKVVVSTDLLIEGVHFDLAYMPLKHLGYKAVVVNVSDICAMNAKPTQITVSVAVSNRFPLEALEELFAGIAHAAKEYKVDVIGGDTTSSQKGLIISITAIGEADENELVYRNGAKQTDLLVVTGDLGAAYMGLQVLEREKQVFQVNPNNQPDLDPYTYLVERQLKPEARKDVRTLLHALDIKPTSMIDISDGLSSEIIHICKQSKVGCNLYEDKLPLDPQFISTCEEFNIDSTTVAINGGEDYELLFTIDINDFDKIKGNPNFSVIGHMAEENEGIHLVTRANTKIALKARGWDALSE, encoded by the coding sequence ATGATTGAAGATAAAAATCAGCAGAGAACTAGTATAGCTCAATTGGGCGAATTCGGTTTAATTGACCATTTAACCAAAAACTTTGATGTTACTCAGGAATCTACTTTGAAAAGTATTGGCGACGATGCAGCTGTTCTTGATTTTAAAGACAAAAAAGTAGTAGTTTCTACCGATTTATTGATTGAAGGAGTTCATTTTGATTTGGCTTACATGCCTTTAAAACATTTAGGATACAAAGCAGTTGTAGTGAATGTTTCTGATATTTGTGCGATGAATGCAAAACCAACTCAAATTACGGTTTCGGTTGCAGTTTCTAATCGTTTTCCACTTGAAGCTTTAGAAGAATTGTTTGCAGGAATTGCGCACGCAGCAAAAGAATATAAAGTTGATGTTATTGGCGGAGACACAACCTCATCTCAAAAAGGATTAATTATCAGTATAACAGCAATTGGAGAAGCTGATGAAAATGAATTGGTTTACAGAAACGGAGCCAAACAAACTGATTTGCTAGTTGTAACCGGAGATTTAGGCGCTGCTTATATGGGACTGCAGGTTTTAGAACGCGAAAAACAAGTTTTCCAGGTTAACCCAAACAATCAGCCAGATTTAGATCCTTATACTTATTTGGTAGAACGCCAATTGAAACCTGAAGCACGAAAAGATGTTCGCACCTTACTTCATGCTTTAGATATAAAACCAACTTCAATGATTGATATTTCAGACGGATTATCTTCTGAGATTATCCATATCTGTAAGCAATCAAAAGTGGGCTGTAATTTATATGAAGACAAATTGCCATTAGATCCGCAGTTTATTTCTACTTGTGAAGAATTTAATATCGACAGTACAACAGTTGCCATAAACGGCGGTGAAGATTATGAGCTTTTATTTACAATTGACATTAATGATTTTGACAAAATAAAAGGAAATCCGAATTTCTCTGTTATCGGCCATATGGCAGAAGAAAATGAAGGAATCCATCTTGTAACACGTGCTAACACAAAAATCGCCTTAAAAGCCCGCGGATGGGATGCTTTGAGTGAATAG
- a CDS encoding DinB family protein has protein sequence MKTLEAQVITSEDLLKHWQGHRALTRRLIEIFPEKDFFEFSIGGMRPFSKLVDELLAIAVPGLKGIVTKETAPFAEGTEKLIFKAQYLEKWDEATAEINKYWEQLSVEDFSETFNLFGQYEFPVIQNILYFIDNEVHHRGQAYVYLRALNIEPPFFWER, from the coding sequence ATGAAAACATTAGAAGCACAAGTTATTACTTCAGAAGATTTATTGAAACACTGGCAAGGGCATAGAGCACTTACACGTCGTTTAATTGAGATTTTTCCAGAGAAAGATTTCTTTGAATTTTCAATTGGTGGAATGAGACCTTTCTCAAAATTGGTAGATGAGCTTTTGGCAATTGCAGTTCCAGGTTTAAAAGGAATTGTAACGAAGGAAACTGCACCATTTGCAGAAGGAACTGAAAAACTAATTTTCAAAGCACAATATCTTGAAAAATGGGATGAAGCTACCGCAGAAATCAATAAATATTGGGAACAATTATCAGTTGAGGATTTTAGCGAGACCTTTAATCTTTTTGGGCAATATGAATTTCCTGTAATTCAGAATATCTTATATTTTATTGATAATGAAGTGCATCACCGTGGACAAGCTTACGTTTATTTAAGAGCATTAAATATCGAACCGCCATTTTTCTGGGAAAGATAA
- a CDS encoding outer membrane beta-barrel protein yields MKTKFSIILALFSFYFANAQQEDQVNSEMNSAKGITFAHGDMFIEGAIQISTGGDQDYYAFNPKFGYFLNDKFAVGGQVSYSSNKVEATDEKTNIFGIGGFARYYVLELDKKRFKAYGEVGLGYGRNKYESPITGTDDSNSLTANINVGLNYFVTKNIAVTFTLANLLSYNSVSPENGPSSDTFQLNINLFENIFDQPKFGLLFRF; encoded by the coding sequence ATGAAAACCAAATTTTCAATTATTTTAGCTTTATTTAGTTTTTACTTTGCAAATGCGCAACAAGAAGATCAGGTTAATTCTGAAATGAATTCTGCAAAAGGAATCACCTTTGCACATGGCGATATGTTTATAGAAGGTGCAATACAAATTAGTACGGGAGGCGATCAAGACTATTATGCTTTTAATCCCAAATTTGGATATTTTCTTAATGATAAATTTGCCGTTGGAGGACAAGTGAGCTATTCTAGCAATAAAGTTGAAGCAACCGATGAAAAAACTAATATTTTTGGAATCGGTGGTTTCGCAAGATACTATGTATTGGAACTCGATAAAAAACGATTCAAAGCTTATGGAGAAGTAGGTTTAGGATACGGGAGAAATAAATACGAAAGTCCAATTACTGGTACAGATGATAGCAATAGTCTAACAGCCAATATCAATGTTGGTTTAAATTACTTCGTGACTAAAAACATTGCGGTTACTTTTACTCTTGCTAATTTATTATCATACAACAGTGTTTCTCCAGAAAACGGTCCATCTTCAGATACTTTCCAATTAAACATCAATTTATTTGAAAACATCTTCGATCAACCAAAATTCGGATTATTGTTTAGATTTTAA
- a CDS encoding NUDIX hydrolase: protein MTEITNNHHKPAVDGITIDCVFFGFNKESLEVLLVQHAEGESKGKWGLLGGWLQIDESADNAAQRILQELTGLENIYLEQLKAFTNPQRVLERRVVTIGYYTLVNREDYNIKASLKVFEAKWFKINEIPELIFDHNEILDFSLLQLRNRVRQAPIGFNLLPEKFTLLQLMHLYEEILGIELDKSNFRRKILHMKLLVALDEKQQDVSHRAAKLYKFDPDIYKKLTEKGFNFEF from the coding sequence TTGACTGAAATAACTAATAACCACCACAAACCAGCCGTAGATGGAATCACGATTGATTGTGTTTTCTTCGGATTTAACAAAGAGAGTCTCGAAGTGCTATTGGTACAGCACGCTGAAGGCGAAAGTAAAGGCAAATGGGGACTTCTTGGCGGATGGCTTCAAATAGACGAAAGTGCAGATAATGCTGCTCAACGAATTTTACAGGAACTTACGGGTCTTGAAAATATCTATTTGGAACAGTTAAAAGCATTTACAAATCCGCAGCGTGTTCTCGAAAGACGCGTAGTTACTATTGGTTATTATACTTTGGTCAATAGAGAAGATTATAATATTAAAGCCAGTTTAAAAGTTTTCGAAGCCAAATGGTTCAAGATAAACGAAATTCCTGAGCTGATTTTTGACCATAACGAAATTCTTGATTTCAGTTTATTGCAGTTGCGAAACCGAGTGCGTCAGGCTCCAATTGGTTTTAACCTTCTTCCAGAAAAATTCACTCTATTGCAGCTAATGCATTTGTATGAAGAAATTTTAGGAATCGAATTGGATAAATCTAATTTTAGACGAAAAATTCTGCACATGAAATTATTAGTAGCTCTTGACGAAAAACAACAGGACGTATCACACAGAGCCGCGAAACTCTACAAATTTGATCCTGATATTTATAAAAAACTGACTGAAAAAGGATTTAATTTTGAGTTCTAA
- a CDS encoding radical SAM protein has protein sequence MPVRKYTYYDFTLSLCPECLKRIDAKIVFEDENVYMLKRCPEHGSSKVLIADDIQYYKNIRNYNKPSEMPYTFNTKTHYGCPYDCGLCPDHEQHSCLTVVEVTDRCNLTCPTCYAGSSPNYGRHRTLEEVKAMLDTVVKNEKEPDVVQISGGEPTIHPEFFEILDYAKSIPIKHLMLNTNGIKIAKDKEFVQRLKSYAPDFEIYLQFDSFEDSVLQELRGADLSEIRKQALENLNEVNLSTTLVVTLQKGLNDHEIGKIIEFALKQKCVRGVTFQPTQIAGRLENFNLETDRMTLTEVRRKILEQTTVFNSDDLLPVPCNPDALVMGYALKLGDEVFPLTRYINPNDLLDNSKNTIIYEQDEVLRGKMIDLFSTGNSVEVAQENLKSILCCLPNIDAPELGYDNLFRIIIMQFIDAYNFDVRAIKKSCVHIVNKDNKIIPFETMNLFYRDDKVKRLEELRANV, from the coding sequence ATGCCAGTTAGAAAATATACTTATTATGACTTTACATTAAGCCTTTGTCCAGAATGCTTAAAGAGAATTGATGCTAAAATTGTTTTTGAAGACGAGAATGTCTACATGCTTAAAAGATGTCCAGAACATGGAAGTTCTAAGGTTTTAATTGCCGACGATATTCAGTATTATAAGAATATCCGAAACTACAATAAACCATCTGAGATGCCATATACTTTTAATACAAAAACGCATTATGGTTGTCCGTATGACTGTGGTTTATGTCCAGATCATGAGCAGCATTCCTGCCTAACAGTTGTTGAGGTTACTGATCGATGTAATCTGACTTGTCCAACATGTTATGCAGGCTCGTCTCCGAATTACGGAAGACACAGAACTCTTGAAGAAGTAAAAGCTATGCTCGATACGGTTGTTAAAAATGAAAAAGAACCAGACGTAGTGCAGATTAGTGGAGGAGAACCAACCATACATCCTGAATTTTTTGAAATTTTAGATTATGCAAAATCAATTCCGATAAAGCATTTAATGCTAAATACAAATGGAATTAAAATTGCAAAAGACAAAGAATTTGTTCAGCGACTAAAAAGCTATGCTCCAGATTTTGAAATCTATCTTCAGTTTGATTCTTTTGAAGATAGTGTATTGCAAGAACTGCGTGGAGCTGATTTAAGTGAAATACGGAAACAGGCTTTAGAAAATCTAAATGAAGTTAATTTGTCTACCACTTTAGTTGTCACGCTTCAAAAAGGATTAAACGATCATGAAATTGGTAAAATTATTGAGTTTGCACTAAAGCAAAAATGTGTTCGAGGCGTTACATTTCAGCCAACTCAAATTGCGGGCCGATTGGAGAATTTTAACTTAGAAACCGATCGTATGACTTTAACAGAAGTAAGAAGAAAAATTCTGGAGCAGACTACAGTTTTTAATTCAGATGATTTACTTCCTGTTCCTTGTAATCCAGATGCTTTGGTAATGGGTTATGCATTAAAATTAGGAGACGAAGTTTTTCCGCTAACACGATATATTAATCCGAACGATTTATTAGACAATAGTAAAAACACTATTATTTACGAGCAAGATGAAGTGCTTCGTGGTAAAATGATAGATTTGTTTAGTACAGGAAATTCTGTAGAAGTAGCGCAGGAAAATTTGAAATCGATATTATGTTGTCTTCCTAATATTGATGCGCCAGAACTAGGTTATGACAACTTGTTTCGAATTATCATAATGCAGTTTATTGATGCCTACAATTTTGATGTTAGAGCAATAAAAAAATCGTGTGTTCATATTGTCAATAAAGACAATAAAATAATCCCGTTCGAAACAATGAATTTGTTTTACAGAGATGATAAAGTAAAAAGGCTAGAAGAATTAAGAGCTAATGTATAA
- a CDS encoding prolipoprotein diacylglyceryl transferase gives MKLPFEPVIFGYEINIHLVLEYLAFFLGYRYYVFLRKRTNDTIVSSNRLSIILGAAIGAFLGSRIMGFLENPVFHLDARSVLELFNAKTIMGGLFGGLLGVELAKKIIGEKESSGDLFTFPIILGIFIGRIGCFLSGTNEFTYGKKTTFFMGMNLGDTIKRHPIALYELVFLIILFFVLKKLKTKNLKNGLLFQYFMIAYFAFRFFVEFLKPNHFLIFGISSIQILCLICLLYYNKTILNLFVKNAS, from the coding sequence ATGAAGTTACCTTTTGAGCCAGTTATTTTTGGTTATGAAATTAATATCCATTTAGTTTTAGAATATCTGGCGTTTTTCTTAGGATATCGATATTATGTTTTTTTAAGAAAAAGAACCAATGATACTATTGTTTCTTCCAATAGATTGTCGATTATTTTGGGAGCGGCAATTGGTGCTTTTTTGGGCTCTAGAATTATGGGTTTTCTAGAAAATCCTGTTTTTCATCTTGATGCAAGATCAGTTTTGGAACTCTTCAATGCAAAAACAATTATGGGAGGATTGTTTGGCGGACTTTTGGGCGTTGAACTTGCTAAGAAGATTATTGGGGAAAAAGAATCATCGGGCGATTTATTTACTTTTCCAATTATTCTAGGAATTTTTATAGGCAGAATTGGCTGTTTTTTATCAGGAACCAATGAGTTTACTTATGGAAAAAAAACGACTTTTTTTATGGGAATGAATCTTGGAGATACTATTAAAAGACATCCAATTGCCTTATACGAATTAGTTTTTCTGATTATTTTGTTTTTTGTTCTCAAGAAATTGAAAACAAAAAATCTAAAAAACGGCTTGCTATTTCAGTATTTTATGATTGCCTATTTTGCGTTTCGCTTTTTTGTAGAATTTTTAAAACCAAATCATTTCCTGATTTTTGGCATAAGTTCGATTCAGATTTTATGTTTAATATGTCTGCTTTATTATAACAAAACAATTTTAAATTTATTTGTAAAAAATGCCAGTTAG
- a CDS encoding DinB family protein yields MSLKKIMANFADYNLWVNQQFVNWLSPKADELLYTEVQSSFSTIMKTLDHIWSTEEYWFSVISENEMAEKKPESELSKEEIFAGLLNSSTRLKHLINSLSEEDLMKEVKITNPWFECELPISEYLIQVINHGTYHRGQIVTMGRNIGITDASNTDYNFYNVIKQK; encoded by the coding sequence ATGAGTTTAAAGAAGATAATGGCCAATTTTGCGGATTATAATTTATGGGTAAACCAGCAATTTGTAAACTGGCTTTCGCCAAAAGCAGATGAATTGCTTTATACTGAAGTTCAATCCAGTTTTTCTACTATCATGAAAACGCTAGATCATATCTGGTCTACAGAAGAATATTGGTTTTCGGTAATTTCTGAAAATGAAATGGCAGAAAAAAAGCCAGAAAGCGAATTGTCAAAAGAAGAAATATTTGCTGGATTATTAAATTCGTCTACAAGATTGAAACATCTTATCAATTCATTGTCAGAAGAAGATTTGATGAAAGAAGTAAAAATTACAAATCCGTGGTTTGAATGCGAATTGCCAATTTCTGAATATTTAATTCAAGTTATCAATCATGGCACTTATCATCGAGGCCAGATTGTAACAATGGGACGAAATATCGGAATTACAGATGCTTCAAACACCGATTATAATTTCTATAATGTTATAAAACAGAAATAA
- the lepA gene encoding translation elongation factor 4 — protein MKKIRNFCIIAHIDHGKSTLADRLLGATQTVTAREEKAQLLDNMDLERERGITIKSHAIQMEYTYKGEEYILNLIDTPGHVDFSYEVSRSIAACEGALLIVDAAQSIQAQTISNLYLALENDLEIIPVLNKVDLPSANPEEVSDDIIDLLGCKLDDIIHASGKTGFGVENILAAIIEKIPAPKGNPEEPLQALIFDSVYNPFRGIEVIFRVVNGEIKKGQKIKFMATDNEYFADEIGTLKLNQVPKNVVSAGDVGYLISGIKEAREVKVGDTITDAKVPTTNMITGFEDVKPMVFAGIYPVDTEDYEDLRSSMEKLQLNDASLVFAPESSAALGFGFRCGFLGMLHMEIIQERLEREFDMTVITTVPNVSYLAYTKKHPETPLVVNNPSDLPEPSKLDRVEEPFIKATIITKSDFVGNVMSLCIEKRGLITNQTYLTTERVELNFDMPLAEIVFDFYDRLKTVSKGYASFDYSPIGMRTSKLVKLDVLLNAQTVDALSALIHEDNAYNIGKKMTEKLRELIPRQQFDIPIQAAIGAKIIARETIKALRKDVTAKCYGGDISRKRKLLEKQKKGKKRMRQVGNVEIPQEAFMAVLKLND, from the coding sequence ATGAAGAAGATTCGTAACTTTTGCATTATTGCACACATTGACCACGGTAAAAGTACATTGGCGGACAGATTATTAGGCGCAACACAAACCGTTACAGCTCGTGAAGAAAAAGCACAATTGCTTGACAACATGGATCTGGAGCGTGAGCGTGGAATCACCATTAAGAGTCATGCTATTCAGATGGAATACACCTACAAAGGTGAAGAATACATTCTGAATTTGATTGATACTCCAGGCCACGTAGATTTTTCATACGAAGTTTCAAGATCTATCGCTGCTTGCGAAGGAGCGTTATTAATTGTTGACGCGGCTCAGAGTATTCAGGCACAAACAATTTCAAATTTATATTTAGCGCTTGAAAACGACTTAGAAATCATTCCGGTTTTGAATAAAGTCGATTTACCAAGTGCAAACCCTGAAGAAGTTAGCGATGATATTATCGATTTATTAGGATGTAAATTAGACGATATTATTCATGCTTCAGGAAAAACTGGTTTTGGTGTTGAGAACATTCTTGCTGCCATTATCGAAAAAATTCCTGCTCCAAAAGGAAATCCAGAAGAACCATTACAAGCGTTAATTTTCGACTCGGTTTACAATCCATTCCGCGGAATTGAGGTAATCTTTAGAGTTGTAAATGGTGAAATCAAAAAAGGCCAGAAAATTAAATTCATGGCTACTGACAACGAATATTTTGCGGACGAAATTGGAACTTTAAAATTAAATCAGGTTCCTAAAAATGTAGTTTCAGCAGGAGATGTTGGTTATTTGATTTCTGGAATCAAAGAAGCGCGTGAAGTAAAAGTTGGTGATACCATTACAGATGCAAAAGTACCAACTACCAATATGATTACTGGTTTTGAGGATGTAAAACCAATGGTATTTGCGGGTATTTATCCTGTTGATACAGAAGATTATGAAGATTTGCGTTCGTCAATGGAAAAATTACAATTGAATGACGCTTCATTAGTTTTTGCACCTGAAAGTTCTGCTGCGTTAGGATTTGGTTTCCGTTGCGGATTCTTAGGAATGCTTCACATGGAAATTATTCAGGAACGTTTAGAGCGTGAATTCGATATGACTGTAATTACTACAGTTCCTAACGTTTCATATTTGGCTTACACCAAAAAACATCCTGAAACACCATTAGTTGTAAATAATCCTTCTGACTTACCGGAACCTTCAAAACTTGACCGCGTTGAAGAGCCTTTTATTAAAGCTACGATTATTACAAAATCTGACTTTGTTGGAAACGTAATGAGTTTATGTATCGAAAAACGTGGTTTAATTACCAATCAGACTTATTTAACTACAGAAAGAGTTGAGTTGAATTTTGACATGCCTTTGGCGGAAATTGTATTCGATTTCTACGATCGTTTGAAAACAGTTTCTAAAGGTTACGCTTCTTTTGATTATTCTCCAATCGGTATGAGAACTTCAAAATTGGTTAAACTTGACGTTCTTTTAAACGCACAAACAGTTGATGCACTTTCTGCATTGATCCACGAAGATAACGCTTACAATATCGGTAAGAAAATGACTGAGAAATTGCGTGAATTAATTCCAAGACAGCAATTTGACATTCCGATTCAAGCTGCAATTGGAGCTAAGATTATTGCTCGTGAAACCATTAAAGCACTTCGTAAAGACGTTACCGCAAAATGTTACGGTGGAGATATTTCGCGTAAGCGTAAACTTCTTGAAAAACAGAAAAAAGGTAAAAAACGTATGCGTCAAGTAGGAAACGTTGAGATTCCTCAAGAAGCATTTATGGCTGTTTTGAAATTGAATGACTAA
- a CDS encoding helix-turn-helix transcriptional regulator: MLDETPKRFDRIVAILIQLQSKKIVKAQELADRFECSLRTIYRDIRTLEASGVPIYSEAGVGYALMDGYRLPPVMFTREEVSSFIAAEKLMQKFTDPSLGTHYASAMYKLKSVLRSTDKDYLSTIESKIVMQTAEPMFNDNSPNTLAVLFEGIAEKKQILLTYKTFDKDETTQRNLEPIGVFHDNNNWYFLGYCHLRKDYRQFRTDRIQGIKKTDVDFTIEHDALETYLTKTETCPTTKVRILIDRKIARYLATERKYHGFISQKDVGEKIEMTFMSRDINNAFPRWFLMFGDYAEILEPEILKTNVLELLEINRKRLL, translated from the coding sequence ATGCTCGACGAAACCCCAAAACGATTTGACCGAATTGTCGCTATTCTGATTCAATTGCAATCTAAAAAGATTGTAAAAGCGCAAGAATTGGCCGATCGTTTTGAGTGCAGTTTAAGAACTATTTATAGAGACATCAGAACTTTGGAAGCATCTGGAGTTCCTATTTACAGTGAGGCTGGAGTTGGTTACGCTTTAATGGACGGATATAGACTTCCGCCGGTTATGTTTACTCGTGAAGAAGTGAGCAGTTTTATTGCTGCCGAAAAACTAATGCAAAAGTTTACCGATCCTTCTTTGGGAACACATTATGCTTCGGCAATGTACAAACTGAAATCAGTTTTAAGGAGTACTGATAAAGATTACCTTTCGACTATCGAATCAAAAATCGTGATGCAGACCGCAGAACCGATGTTTAATGATAATTCGCCAAACACTTTGGCTGTTCTTTTTGAAGGAATTGCTGAGAAAAAGCAAATTCTTTTAACTTATAAAACTTTTGATAAAGACGAAACAACGCAGCGCAATCTTGAACCAATCGGCGTTTTTCATGACAATAACAATTGGTATTTTCTCGGATATTGTCATCTTCGAAAAGATTACAGACAATTTAGAACCGACAGGATTCAGGGAATTAAAAAAACAGATGTAGATTTTACAATCGAACACGATGCACTGGAAACCTATTTAACTAAAACCGAAACTTGTCCAACAACAAAAGTTCGCATTTTAATTGACCGCAAAATAGCGCGATATTTAGCAACCGAAAGAAAATACCATGGTTTTATTTCTCAAAAAGATGTAGGAGAAAAAATCGAAATGACTTTTATGTCCAGAGATATCAATAATGCTTTTCCGAGATGGTTTTTAATGTTTGGAGATTATGCAGAAATTCTCGAGCCTGAAATATTAAAAACCAATGTCTTGGAACTGTTGGAAATTAACAGAAAGAGACTTTTATAA